In the Purpureocillium takamizusanense chromosome 5, complete sequence genome, one interval contains:
- a CDS encoding uncharacterized protein (COG:K~EggNog:ENOG503P6XY), with translation MSTYNGRHGPNVSQYLRDLNTISPQDTTAADEGFNMEDDLSLFTNTQFFDFDSGQNLDYQAQPVKVDVKNAGRHSSNASDEATTAAPSVIGDMPNLDFMSGDFNFSEFNNAYASPSMNTFPDGASSFPPLQPNHAPVQSHPSQAQFRQEAARPGEKRKAEAMAAPTPQLNFEESSRVAAEEDKRRRNTAASARFRIKKKQREQALEKSAKEMTDKITALEGKVSQLETENKWLKNLLVEKNEGSDDITALWKEFTKHATEKTKAASAASGAEGAKEER, from the exons ATGTCGACTTACAACGGACGACACGGCCCCAACGTGTCGCAATACCTGCGGGACCTCAACACCATTAGCCCCCAGGacaccacggccgccgacgagggcttcAACATGGAGGACGACCTCTCCCTCTTTACCAACACCCAGTTCTTCGACTTCGACTCTGGCCAGAACCTGGATTATCAAGCCCAGCCTGTCAAGGTCGACGTCAAGAATGCCGGCCGCCACAGTTCGAATGCGTCCGATGAGGCGACcacggccgcgccctcggtCATTGGCGACATGCCCAACCTGGACTTTATGTCTG GCGACTTCAACTTCAGCGAGTTCAACAACGCATATGCGTCCCCGTCCATGAACACGTTCCCTGATGGTGCCTCATCTttcccgccgctgcagcccaaCCACGCGCCAGTCCAGTCCCACCCGTCGCAAGCCCAGTTCCGGCAAGAagccgcccggcccggcgagaagcgcaaggccgaggctATGGCGGCCCCAACCCCGCAGCTCAACTTTGAGGAgtcgtcgcgcgtcgccgctgaGGAAGACAAGCGGAGGCGGAACacagccgccagcgcccgcttCCGgatcaagaagaagcagcgaGAGCAGGCTCTCGAGAAGTCGGCCAAGGAGATGACGGACAAGATCACCGCCTTGGAGGGCAAAGTGTCGCAGCTCGAGACGGAGAACAAGTGGCTCAAGAacctcctcgtcgagaagaacgagggcagcgacgacATCACGGCCCTGTGGAAGGAGTTTACGAAGCACGCGACGGAGAAGACCAAGGCCGCGTCAGCCGCGTCcggggccgagggcgccaagGAGGAGCGGTGA
- a CDS encoding uncharacterized protein (EggNog:ENOG503NVMD~COG:L) produces MGEFGLDYDRLHYCNKTVQLHSFKSQLELAASISPQLPLFLHSRAAHADFVACLKAAFGDKLERLEKGGVVHSFTGTPDEMRELMDLGLYIGINGCSFKTKENCDVVKEIHLDRLMLETDGPWCEVRPSHEGWRYLVEKTASEAPAANGSATPSGPPQKQPKKNQKKEPEAFERYKVVKKEKWQEGAMVKGRNEPCNIERVAKVVAAIKGVELEEVCEAAWRNTIQVFGLGEEK; encoded by the coding sequence ATGGGCGAGTTCGGTCTCGACTACGACCGGTTGCACTATTGCAACAAGACAGTCCAGCTACACTCGTTCAAGTCTCAACTTGAACTGGCTGCCTCTATCTCCCCACAGCTACCACTCTTCCTGCACTCGAGAGCCGCGCACGCCGACTTCGTGGCGTGTCTCAAGGCCGCCTTTGGAGACAAGCTGGAGAGGCTGGAAAAGGGAGGCGTAGTCCACAGCTTCACGGGGACGCCCGATGAGATGCGCGAGCTCATGGACCTGGGCCTATACATTGGCATCAACGGATGCAGCTTCAAGACAAAGGAGAACTGCGACGTTGTCAAGGAGATTCACCTTGACCGGCTCATGCTGGAAACCGACGGGCCGTGGTGCGAGGTGCGTCCTAGCCACGAGGGTTGGCGGTATCTGGTTGAGAAGACGGCGTCCGAGGCGCCCGCAGCAAATggctccgcgacgccgtcaggGCCCCCACAAAAACAGCCCAAGAAGAATCAGAAGAAGGAGCCGGAGGCTTTTGAGCGTTACAAGGTCGTCAAGAAAGAGAAGTGGCAAGAGGGTGCCATGGTCAAGGGTCGAAACGAGCCGTGCAACATCGAGCGAGTGGccaaggtcgtcgccgccatcaagggGGTGGAGCTGGAAGAGGTTTGCGAAGCAGCGTGGAGAAACACGATACAAGTGTTCGGACTTGGCGAAGAGAAATAG
- a CDS encoding uncharacterized protein (EggNog:ENOG503P6PG), with protein MSLIARHAARCIARLSCIAAAATPRAPPRIRPSFSLPATMADSPSAAGYSRAASTTSWSGSSSSSSSQQQQQQQSAETKSQEGSEQGQDEQRPSGTVAADKALPAPGQGSDVTTLDVSGEGTTVKLDGLGPLVVNRDGTMSRISNWAEMTDIERQNTLRILGKRNKLRLTTLRESQAASDSSSSNN; from the coding sequence ATGTCCCTGAtcgcccgccacgccgcccgctgcatcgcccgcctctcctgcatcgccgccgccgccacccctcGTGCACCACCACGAATCCGTCCCAGCTTCAGCCTccccgccaccatggccgattcaccgtccgccgccggctacagccgcgccgcgtcgaccacgtcctggagcggctcttcttcttcctcctcctcccagcagcagcagcagcagcagtctGCCGAAACCAAGTCTCAAGAGGGCTCCGAGCAGGGCCAAGACGAGCAGCGCCCGTCTGGGACCGTGGCGGCGGACAAGGCGCTCCCGGCGCCTGGACAGGGGAGCGACGTGACCACTCTAGACgtcagcggcgagggcacgACCGTCAAGCTCGATGGGCTCGGGCCGCTCGTGGTCAACCGGGACGGCACCATGTCCAGGATATCAAACTGGGCCGAGATGACCGACATAGAGAGGCAGAACACGCTCAGGATCCTGGGCAAGCGCAATAAGCTTCGTCTGACCACTCTCCGGGAATCACAGGCCGCTAGTGACAGCTCATCGAGTAACAATTGA
- the CHL4 gene encoding chromosome loss- protein (COG:S~EggNog:ENOG503P0M1), producing the protein MARLSIPTKARLPSSLRVESSNPAVVKALNRLSRESLISLVLDWLDENSLANALPYLKRRRGTVEDDDDDDPDDLYPLCRSVNELRELYSDMQQQKGSKRDVASRVLEGDWRHGLTLFQLAMVDFSYFDEHPTSQKWTAYSILPLKPPSTEGEEELPKVNHESLAIPRFHPSTFLQNLQHQVLPDVKAHYHFYRPKDLPLLLLRIFVIDSPYNTSLAMTTGDSSSATANLSASRTVYLAFPDGSPALYLSRPQSTGLGGAGDSKSLHNLIVNGVPKALSRPRQRYTLKSSSLTSRNLSALLDKRGPGRSNACGGGWSIYSDEKAKESPLETVLPKPALSEDSSRPGAAQKRGATSSKQQREAKRARLVAKARFGNSGLIADGTGVERADFLMRDPFPASRGAAQGQEADGEQETSEEQPLDRRRSKVDAALRQARVDVDVTDDEEEASRWTPTVRVAFVGSHVFAGIRQLVEAGIVDGERMPGWMTGEAGVTTGIIRHGRVRGHKGAGL; encoded by the coding sequence ATGGCTCGGCTCTCAATACCAACCaaggcgcggctgccgtcgtcccTCCGTGTCGAGTCGTCCAacccggccgtcgtcaaggctCTCAATCGCCTGTCACGCGAGTCACTCATCTCACTGGTCCTCGACTGGCTTGACGAAAACTCGCTCGCCAATGCGCTGCCGTACCTCAAGCGCAGGCGTGGTACTgttgaggatgacgatgacgatgacccCGACGACTTGTATCCGCTATGCCGCTCCGTCAACGAGCTGCGGGAGCTCTATTCGGACATGCAGCAACAAAAGGGCTCGAAGAGAGATGTTGCCAGCCGCGTGCTGGAGGGCGATTGGCGGCATGGTCTCACCCTGTTCCAGCTCGCCATGGTCGACTTTTCGTACTTTGACGAGCATCCTACCTCTCAAAAGTGGACTGCGTATAGCATTCTACCCCTGAAGCCGCCGTCCacggagggcgaggaggagctgcccaAGGTCAACCACGAGAGTCTGGCGATACCGCGCTTCCATCCATCGACCTTTCTCCAAAACCTTCAGCACCAAGTCCTGCCAGATGTCAAGGCGCACTACCACTTCTATCGTCCCAAAGACCTTCCCTTACTACTGCTCCGCATCTTCGTCATCGACTCTCCGTACAACACCAGTTTGGCCATGACGACCGGGGATTCCTCCAGCGCCACAGCAAACCTCAGCGCCTCGCGAACAGTCTACTTGGCGTTTCCAGATGGCTCTCCCGCGCTCTATCTATCGAGGCCGCAATCCAcgggcctgggcggcgccggtgatTCCAAGAGTCTACACAATCTCATAGTCAATGGAGTTCCCAAGGCATTGTCGCGGCCCCGACAGCGCTATACGCTCAAGAGTTCTAGCTTGACCAGCAGGAATTTGTccgccctgctcgacaagCGCGGGCCGGGACGGAGCAACGcgtgtggcggcggctggagcATATACTCGGACGAGAAAGCCAAGGAGTCTCCGCTAGAGACTGTGTTGCCGAAGCCTGCTCTGTCAGAAGACTCCTCGCGTCCTGGCGCGGCTCAGAAGAGGGGAGCGACGTCGTCCAAGCAACAGCGTGAAGCCAAGAGGGCGAGGCTTGTCGCGAAAGCCCGCTTCGGAAACAGTGGCCTAATCGCAGATGGAACAGGGGTGGAGAGGGCCGATTTTCTGATGCGGGACCCTTTTCCTGCATCGCGTGGTGCAGCACAAGGCCAGGAGGCAGACGGTGAACAGGAGACGTCTGAGGAGCAACCGCTGGACCGGAGGCGGAgcaaggtcgacgccgctctTCGTCAGGCCCGCGTTGATGTCGATGTcaccgacgatgaggaggaggcctCCCGATGGACACCTACCGTCAGGGTCGCCTTTGTTGGATCGCATGTCTTCGCGGGGATCCGACAGCTGGTTGAGGCGGGTattgtcgacggcgagcgtaTGCCTGGTTGGATGACTGGAGAAGCAGGTGTGACAACGGGGATCATCAGGCACGGACGGGTTCGGGGCCACAAGGGTGCAGGACTATGA